The region CTCTGCGTCCTTTGCGCTTTCGTATCGTGTCCGCGCTCCTGGCCGCGCTTGTCGAGCAATACGATGTCCTGAAGAATCATCTGCGTCGCCGCTTCGGCGATCAGGAGATGATTGCCGACGTCATGCAGGACCTTTGCGTCAAGGTCCTGGAACGCCAGGATAAGGCCGCTCCCACCGCTACCCCCCTGAATCTGCTCAAGCACATGGGCAGGCATCTGGCCATCGATCATTACCGCGCCGATGTGGCCCGTGGCGCCGTGATGGTCGCGGTGGATGACGTGCCGGAGGCCGCCACCGAGCTGGCGGGGCCCGAATGCGCGGCAATGTCAGGACAGACGGCCGCGGCCCTCCTTGCCACGATCCAGGCGCTGCCGGAACGCTGCCGCGAGGCCTTCATCCTGGTACGGCTGCACGATATTCCGCAGGCGGAGGCCGCGCGCATCCTGGGCATCACGCGGGGCATGGTGGCGCGCCACGTGGCGCGGGCGCTGGAAGAGATCCAGCCGATACTGGATATACACTCTGGGCCTCATGAGACCTGATCACGATAAGTCTCCGTCGCCAGCGGCGGGCCTGGATGCGTTCGCGGACCAGCTGCGTCGCAGCCTGCCCACGCCCGCCCAGATTGCCGAGCGTTCCCGGCTACGCATCCGGCGGCAGCGGGCGCTCGCGGCGTGTGCCGGTGTCGCCGTGCTGGCCGCCGCGTGGCTGATAGACCCGTCCATCGATCGCATGACCCTGGCCACGGCCGCCAGCGCGCAGACGTGGGAATTGCCTGACGGAAGTTCAGTGACCTTGAATCGCGACTCCCGCGCCGTCGTGGACATGCATCTGCATTCACGCCGGGTCCACCTGCAAGCGGGCCAGGCCTACGTCGACGTGTCGCATTCGCTGTGGCGCAGCTTTGACGTGTTGACCCCGCGCGCCCGTATCGAAGACATCGGCACCGTGTTCGATGTGCGCGTGATGGAGCAGGGCACCAGGGTCACCGTGGTGCAGGGCGCCGTGCGCGTACACGGCGATCAGCGCACCCTGGACCTGCATACCGATCAAACCGTGCTGGTGGATGCCGCGGGCGATTCCGGGCCCACGCCGATCAAGGCCGCCTACGCGGCGGCATGGAGCCACGGCAAACTGATCTTCGACGGCACTCCCCTGGAAGCCGTCGCGGCGGAGTTGACCCGCTACGGGGCGCCCAGAATCGTCTTCGCCGACAAACCCAGCGCGGGCATTGCCTTGTCAGGGCAATTCGACATCGCCCAAGCCGCCACGCTGGTCGACCTGCTGCCGAAGATCGCCGCGGTACGCGTGTCCAGACGCGGCGATGGCGTCGTGGTGATCTCCAGCCAATGAGGCCATCGGCGCGCCGCCCGGTGCGCCACCCGCTGCGCCGACGCCCAAACGAAACAATATGTATCTCAGGGTGTACATGCCGGCGCCCTCGCACGGTTAACGAATAACCCCCTATCTACTCGCGGAGTATTCGTTGTCTCTCTTTCGTATTGCGCACGGGCCGCTTTGCGCCGGCCTGCTGGGTCTGTTTGTTTTCCTTTCTCCCGCGCAAGCCCAGACCAAGGTCGATCTGAACATTCCGGCAACGTCGCTCGCCGACGCCTTGCACGACCTTGCCGCGCAGACGAATACCCAGATCATCTTCCGCTCGGAGCTGACGGCCGGCCGCGTGGCGCCGCGTCTGCAAGGCAATTACGACGTCCAGGAAGCCTTGCGCATGCTGTTGGGCGGTTCAGGCCTGGTCCCGATCGCGTCGGGCGAGCGCACCTACACCCTGGACCGGGCGCCCGCGAGTGACTCGTCGACGCAACTGCCAGCCGTGCAAGTGGTCGGGGCAGGCGATCCCCTGGCCGAGCGGCTCAATCCGCAAACCACCGTGGGCTCGAAGCTCGCCGTCAGTCAGCGCGAGATTCCGCAGACCATCAGCGTGATCACCGCGGCGCAAATCGAATCGCAACAACTGAGCAATGTGCAGGAAGCGCTGCGCAATACACCCGGGGTGAGCACGCCCAATGTCGATACGTCGCGCTATCGCGTGTATTCCCGCGGCTTCCAGATCGACAACATCCAGATAGACGGCGTGTCCGCGCCCATCGTCGGCTACATGACCCCTTCGAACCTGGCGATGTACGACCGCGTCGAGGTATTGAAGGGGCCTGCCAGCCTGCTGGACGGGCCCGGTGCCGCCGGCGGCGCGATCAATCTGGTGCGCAAGCGGCCAGGGCAGAACTTCGCGGCCAGCGCCGCATTGACCGTTGGCACTTACGGCACCTATCGGCAGGAGCTGGATGTGGGCGGCCCGTTGAATGCGTCCGGCTCGGTGCGGGCGCGCGGGGTGGCCGCGCTGGATAATCATGACCTGGCCCAGGATGGCACCCATCGCAGTGACGGCCAGCTGTACGGCATCATCGAAGCCGACCTGGGCGCGGATACGACGGCGGCTTTCGGCGGCAGCTATCAACGCATGGCGTCGAAGTCCATGCAGTACGGCTATCCCACCTACAAGGATGGCGGCTTTCTGGACGTCGACCCGGACACCTACTATGGCCCGGACTGGAACCACGAACGTTATGAATTCACGACGCTCTTCGGTGAAGTCGAACATCGTCTGGGTGGCGGCTGGAAAACCAAGTTCTCGGCGAACTTTCTGCACACGGATCGCCGGTCTGAATTCGGCGGCCTGCGCGGCGCGGTGAGCCGCAACAACCCGCTGACGAATTACCAGACCAGCATGTCTGAAAACCAGTCCGACCAGGTGGTGCTGGACTGGTTCGGCGCCGGTCCGTTTCGTTTATTGGGCCGCACTCACACCGCCACGATAGGGGTGAATTATCTGCACGAACGCACGCCGCAGATCGGCGCGCCGGGCGTGCCGCGCCTGATCCCGGTGAACCTGGACAACCCGGGGTCGGTGCCCGACGCCAGTTTCACCAGCAGCCTGTCACGGCAGATCACGCGCAACGAGCAGATGGGTATCTATGCGAACACGCGCTTCAGCCTGGCGGACCCGCTGACCCTGGTGATCGGCGGCCGCGCCACCTGGTGGCAGAGCGAGGTCTGGGCCGATCCGGACATGAACGCCAGCAAGGTCAGCGACACCAGCGATCATATCGACGGCCACATCACGCCGATGGCGGGGCTGATCTATGACCTGAATGAAAACCACTCGATCTATACCAGCTACGCGCAGTCGTTCACCCCGCAGTCGCAACGCGATGCCTCCGGCAAGCTGCTCAAGCCTCTGGAAGGCGAGCAGTACGAGGTCGGGCTGAAGGGCGCCTATTTCGATGGCAAGCTGAATACCTCATTGGCGGTTTTCCAGCTGACCCAGAAGAACCGCGCGACGGCGGACACGCTGGACAATGTGATCACCACGTATTTCGCGCAGGGCAAGGCCCGCAGCCGGGGCATAGAGGCGCAGGCGTCCGGCGAGCTGGCCGACGGCTGGACGCTGTCCGGCGGCTATACCTACACCGCGACGCGCTATCTCGACGACAGCGCGGACACGGGCAAGAACGCCTTTTCCGCCTACACCCCCAAGCATCTCTTCAAGCTCTGGACGCAGTATCAGCTGCCGGGGCAATGGCGGGCCGTCTCCTTGAACGCGGGTCTGTACATGACCAGCGCCTACAGCTCCGATGACGGAGTGGCCGTGGTGCGCCAGCCCGGCTATACGACCCTGGACCTGGGCATGAGCTACGAGATCAGTCCTCACCTGACGGCATCGCTGTCGGTCACCAACGTTTTCAACCGCCAGTACTACCAAAGCATCAGCACCACGGCGGATCACAATTATCTGGGCAACCCCCGCATGGCGCTGCTGACTCTGCGCGCGCGGTATTGATGTTGTGGGGTAAGCCGACGATGAAGCCGATTTTCAACAAGACATTCGTGCGCGCGTGCGCCCTGAGCCTTCTGGTCCTGTGCGCGGGGAATGCGTCAGCGCAGGCCGCGGCAGCCATACACAACGGCGGCGCCGCCGTGGCCGACCTGATGTTCGGACGCGAGCCCTACATTCTGCTGGATCGGCCGCTCACGCCTGCGGAGCGGGTACCGTACCGCAAGCTGCACGGGCATTTGCCGCTGTCGGTGCCGCTGGCGCGCATCGTCCCGGGCCCCGCGTCCGTGTTGCATGGGGGGTATGCCCTTTACGTCGCCGCGGACAATCCCTTACGCGCGGTCAGCCGTGCGCAGTTTCAAGGGATCCTGTCGGAAGGACAGCCGGGGGGCACCGTCGGCGGCTGGGCGCAACTGGTCCTGGATCCCGCCTGGCGGGGTCGGCCCATCACCTTGTATGGGCCGCCACCGGGCGACGCGTATTTCCAGACGTGGCGGGCCGCCGCGCTGGGACGCCATCCGTCCAGGGCTGGGATGGTCGCGGTCGATGACACGCGGCAGCGGCTGGCGCGCCTGACGCAAGACCCCGGGGGCATGGTGCTGGCCCAAGCCGGTTTGCGGGCGGCCGGTGCGCGGGAAGTGCAGATCCGCGCTGATGCTTCCAGGGAAGATGCTCCAAGCGAAGATGCCAACGTCCTTTATGCCCATATCGGCGTGGCGGCCGACGGCCGTGCCGACCCCGCGGGGTCGGCGTACGTGAACAGCATCCTGGCACGCGCGACGGACCCGTCCGCGCTGGCGGATCTGGCGCGCATCCTTGCTGCGCCCAGGGAGCTGGTCCCGCTGTCGCCGGCAGGGCTAGTGGCCGCACGCAAGCTGCTGGATGCCACGCCCAGGATGGACAAAGGCACGTCGACGGTGGCGCCGGCCGGTCCGGCAGGCCCGGCTTATCTTCATGCCGACGGGGCGATATACATCGTCGGCAACGACGGCATGCAGGACATGCTGGAAGCGTTCAACGCCTTGTATCTGCGTGAGCATCCCGACGTGAAGTTCCGCATGCGCATGGAAGGGTCTTCGACCGGCG is a window of Bordetella sp. N DNA encoding:
- a CDS encoding RNA polymerase sigma factor; this encodes MSALLAALVEQYDVLKNHLRRRFGDQEMIADVMQDLCVKVLERQDKAAPTATPLNLLKHMGRHLAIDHYRADVARGAVMVAVDDVPEAATELAGPECAAMSGQTAAALLATIQALPERCREAFILVRLHDIPQAEAARILGITRGMVARHVARALEEIQPILDIHSGPHET
- a CDS encoding FecR family protein, producing the protein MRPDHDKSPSPAAGLDAFADQLRRSLPTPAQIAERSRLRIRRQRALAACAGVAVLAAAWLIDPSIDRMTLATAASAQTWELPDGSSVTLNRDSRAVVDMHLHSRRVHLQAGQAYVDVSHSLWRSFDVLTPRARIEDIGTVFDVRVMEQGTRVTVVQGAVRVHGDQRTLDLHTDQTVLVDAAGDSGPTPIKAAYAAAWSHGKLIFDGTPLEAVAAELTRYGAPRIVFADKPSAGIALSGQFDIAQAATLVDLLPKIAAVRVSRRGDGVVVISSQ
- a CDS encoding TonB-dependent siderophore receptor, whose translation is MSLFRIAHGPLCAGLLGLFVFLSPAQAQTKVDLNIPATSLADALHDLAAQTNTQIIFRSELTAGRVAPRLQGNYDVQEALRMLLGGSGLVPIASGERTYTLDRAPASDSSTQLPAVQVVGAGDPLAERLNPQTTVGSKLAVSQREIPQTISVITAAQIESQQLSNVQEALRNTPGVSTPNVDTSRYRVYSRGFQIDNIQIDGVSAPIVGYMTPSNLAMYDRVEVLKGPASLLDGPGAAGGAINLVRKRPGQNFAASAALTVGTYGTYRQELDVGGPLNASGSVRARGVAALDNHDLAQDGTHRSDGQLYGIIEADLGADTTAAFGGSYQRMASKSMQYGYPTYKDGGFLDVDPDTYYGPDWNHERYEFTTLFGEVEHRLGGGWKTKFSANFLHTDRRSEFGGLRGAVSRNNPLTNYQTSMSENQSDQVVLDWFGAGPFRLLGRTHTATIGVNYLHERTPQIGAPGVPRLIPVNLDNPGSVPDASFTSSLSRQITRNEQMGIYANTRFSLADPLTLVIGGRATWWQSEVWADPDMNASKVSDTSDHIDGHITPMAGLIYDLNENHSIYTSYAQSFTPQSQRDASGKLLKPLEGEQYEVGLKGAYFDGKLNTSLAVFQLTQKNRATADTLDNVITTYFAQGKARSRGIEAQASGELADGWTLSGGYTYTATRYLDDSADTGKNAFSAYTPKHLFKLWTQYQLPGQWRAVSLNAGLYMTSAYSSDDGVAVVRQPGYTTLDLGMSYEISPHLTASLSVTNVFNRQYYQSISTTADHNYLGNPRMALLTLRARY
- a CDS encoding substrate-binding domain-containing protein, with the protein product MKPIFNKTFVRACALSLLVLCAGNASAQAAAAIHNGGAAVADLMFGREPYILLDRPLTPAERVPYRKLHGHLPLSVPLARIVPGPASVLHGGYALYVAADNPLRAVSRAQFQGILSEGQPGGTVGGWAQLVLDPAWRGRPITLYGPPPGDAYFQTWRAAALGRHPSRAGMVAVDDTRQRLARLTQDPGGMVLAQAGLRAAGAREVQIRADASREDAPSEDANVLYAHIGVAADGRADPAGSAYVNSILARATDPSALADLARILAAPRELVPLSPAGLVAARKLLDATPRMDKGTSTVAPAGPAGPAYLHADGAIYIVGNDGMQDMLEAFNALYLREHPDVKFRMRMEGSSTGGPALTAGVTPFAPQSRALWPADLEAFRGRYGYDPLDIRVGFTGHGPRQTGKTPPAVYVHRSNPLAGLEMAQLRRIFTAGQAGGDIDQWGQLGLQGAWAGRRIHVYGLADDGGSATSARLILLEGAAYTLRYETLPTVADVVRAVAADPYGIGMTGWVDAAAISADVRVLPLAQAADRPAVLPTYEHVAAGEYPFSSYVHFYVNRRPGTALSPFIKSYLEMVLSPAGQAIIAAQKDEEGGYVPLPPGLLAAEREKLN